The following nucleotide sequence is from Lacinutrix sp. Hel_I_90.
ACTTGGCATCTTCTTTTGCTGCAGCTGTCGCAGCGGCCTCAGCAACTGATGCTTCAGGAGCTCCTGCTACAGGTGGTTGTGCCGCTTGCATTTGCATGTGTGGCATTTGTGTTGTCATTGGCATATGCTGAACATATGTTGTTTCTGTGTCAGGACCTGTTTTTATCGTAATCTTAACGTCTTCTGTTTCCAACTTAACCTCACTTGCACCAGATTTAGCCACAAATTTGATTAAGTTTTGAATGTCTTTTAAATCCATAATTAAGAGTTATTTTAAGTGTTTTTTAGTTAGTTTATTATGAGTTATAGGCCCACTTTAAATAGATTGAACCCCAAGTAAAGCCACCGCCAAAGGCAGCAAAAATAATATTGTCTCCTTTTTTAAGTTGCGTTTCGTAATCGCTTAGTAATAATGGTAATGTTGCTGAAGTCGTATTGCCGTACTTCTCAATATTCATCATCACTTTTTCTGGTTCCAGCGCTATACGATTTGCTGTGGCATCAATAATACGCTTATTGGCTTGATGCGCAGCCAACCAAGCGATGTCACTTTTATTTAGATGGTTTCTTTCTAATATTTTTACAGTAACATCAGCCATGTTAAAGACTGCATTTTTAAAGACTGTTTTTCCGTCTTGAAAAACGAAATTCTCCTTTTTTGCAAGCGTTTCCGCAGTAACAGGATAAGAGGAGCCGCTAGATTTTACTTGTAGAAATTCTCTTCCCGCACCATTACTTCTTAGATATTCATCTTGTAGCCCAAGACCATCTTCATTTGGTTCAAACAAAACAGCTCCGGCACCATCTCCAAAGATGATACATGTTGAGCGGTCTTCATAATTAATCATTGAAGAATTTTTATCTGCACCAATAAGTAGTACATTTTTATAGCGTCCGGACTCAATATATTTGGCTGCAGTAGACATGCCAAAAAGGAAGCTTGAACAAGCTGCCTCTAAATCGAAAGAAAAGGCGTTAACCGCTCCTATTGCTGTAGCCGTATAAGCCGCAGTTGAAGCCGCTTGCATATCGGGTGTTGCAGTAGCAACGATAACTAATTCTATATCTTTGGGATTGATTTGTCTTTTAGCAATAAGCTGGTTTGCCGCTTTAATTGCCATATAAGACGTGCCTTTGCCTTCACCTTTAAGGATACGACGTTCTTTGATCCCCGTTCTAGAGGTTATCCATTCGTCGTTTGTATCAACCATAGATTCTAAAATCTTATTCGTTAATACGTATTCTGGCACATAGGCACCTACAGCTGTGATTGCTGCTGAGATTTTACTCATACTTTTCGAGTTAATTCGACCAAAAATGGTTCAAAATCGTTCAAAAATGACGAAATCTTAATGAAATTAATCATTTCTCGTCAATAATGCGCAAATTAAGTTGTTTTTAACGCATAGAAAAATATTTCATAAAAAAAACGCCCACAAGTGAGCGTTTTCTGTATGCACGCATAATAAATTATGCTAAATTTTCTTCAGCAACAGCATTGTCAAT
It contains:
- the accB gene encoding acetyl-CoA carboxylase biotin carboxyl carrier protein, which gives rise to MDLKDIQNLIKFVAKSGASEVKLETEDVKITIKTGPDTETTYVQHMPMTTQMPHMQMQAAQPPVAGAPEASVAEAAATAAAKEDAKYITIKSPIIGTFYRKPSPDKPLFVEVGQTIAEGDVLCIIEAMKLFNEIESEVSGKVVKILVDDSSPVEFDQPLFLVDPS
- a CDS encoding beta-ketoacyl-ACP synthase III codes for the protein MSKISAAITAVGAYVPEYVLTNKILESMVDTNDEWITSRTGIKERRILKGEGKGTSYMAIKAANQLIAKRQINPKDIELVIVATATPDMQAASTAAYTATAIGAVNAFSFDLEAACSSFLFGMSTAAKYIESGRYKNVLLIGADKNSSMINYEDRSTCIIFGDGAGAVLFEPNEDGLGLQDEYLRSNGAGREFLQVKSSGSSYPVTAETLAKKENFVFQDGKTVFKNAVFNMADVTVKILERNHLNKSDIAWLAAHQANKRIIDATANRIALEPEKVMMNIEKYGNTTSATLPLLLSDYETQLKKGDNIIFAAFGGGFTWGSIYLKWAYNS